From one Micromonospora siamensis genomic stretch:
- a CDS encoding PP2C family protein-serine/threonine phosphatase — translation MLSGVPMHPLRSGRSPLTPGSRAGLGAALALLAIVSAVELADGRPVHYVALMVATPFLAAALASWRVVLGVGALATLTGAGFALAEREMSLVTAVNVAGIALATAIAGAVAAVRQRQAEQIAELSKLAAVAQQAVLRPLGPQVGSLAVAGRYISSTATAEIGGDLYEAMDTPYGVRMIIGDVRGKGLDAVRLASIVLGSYRHVAYERADLRAVVTDLDRAVARNVGDEDFVTAALVEERGGTLTIVNCGHPPPLLLRRGAVIPLEPPAPAPPLGFMPVVRPRVERLEPGDRLLLFTDGLGEARRDGEFFPTADRAWRLLGHGTVADGLASLETALVEWVHGRLDDDIALVLMEYTGSRGGVTAAVPSWEVGAAEA, via the coding sequence ATGCTGTCCGGTGTACCCATGCATCCCCTGCGCTCGGGCCGTAGCCCGCTGACCCCCGGATCCCGCGCCGGACTCGGCGCGGCCCTCGCGCTGCTCGCGATCGTCTCGGCAGTCGAGCTGGCCGACGGCCGGCCGGTGCACTACGTCGCCCTGATGGTGGCCACCCCGTTCCTCGCCGCCGCGCTCGCCTCCTGGCGGGTGGTGCTCGGGGTGGGCGCCCTGGCCACCCTCACCGGGGCGGGCTTCGCCCTCGCCGAGCGCGAGATGTCCCTGGTCACCGCGGTGAACGTGGCCGGCATCGCGCTGGCCACCGCCATCGCAGGCGCCGTGGCGGCGGTACGCCAGCGGCAGGCCGAGCAGATCGCCGAGCTCTCCAAGCTGGCCGCGGTGGCCCAGCAGGCCGTGCTCCGCCCACTCGGGCCACAGGTGGGCTCGCTGGCCGTCGCCGGCCGGTACATCTCCTCCACCGCCACCGCGGAGATCGGCGGTGACCTGTACGAGGCGATGGACACCCCGTACGGCGTCCGCATGATCATCGGTGACGTACGCGGCAAGGGCCTCGACGCGGTCCGGCTGGCCAGCATCGTCCTCGGCTCCTACCGGCACGTCGCGTACGAGCGGGCGGACCTCCGGGCGGTGGTGACCGACCTGGACCGGGCGGTGGCCCGCAACGTGGGCGACGAGGACTTCGTCACCGCCGCGCTGGTCGAGGAGCGGGGCGGCACCCTGACCATCGTCAACTGCGGCCACCCGCCGCCACTGCTGCTGCGCCGGGGCGCGGTCATCCCGCTGGAGCCGCCGGCCCCGGCGCCCCCGCTGGGCTTCATGCCGGTGGTCCGCCCCCGGGTCGAGCGGCTGGAGCCGGGCGACCGGCTGCTGCTCTTCACCGACGGCCTCGGCGAGGCCCGCCGGGACGGCGAGTTCTTCCCCACCGCCGACCGGGCCTGGCGGCTGCTCGGCCACGGCACGGTGGCCGACGGGCTGGCCTCGCTGGAGACCGCCCTGGTGGAGTGGGTGCACGGCCGGCTCGACGACGACATCGCCCTGGTGCTGATGGAGTACACCGGCTCCCGCGGCGGGGTCACGGCGGCCGTGCCGAGCTGGGAGGTCGGCGCCGCCGAGGCGTGA
- a CDS encoding acyl-CoA dehydrogenase, which yields MTHYKSNLRDLEFNLFEVFGADRTFGQAPYTDLDVDTARSFLSEVDRLAREDLAASYTDSDRNPPVFDPATHTAPLPESFKKSFQAFMDSEFWRLDIPEALGGTNAPRALWWSLAEMVLGANAPVWMYASGPSFAHVLHVEGTEEQKKWARLFIDKQWGSTMVLTEPDAGSDVGAGRTRAVQQPDGSWHIEGVKRFITSGEHDLSDNIVHYVLARPVGVEGVGGPGTKGLSLFVVPKFHFDGETGELGERNGVYATNVEHKMGLKVSNTCEVTFGEHGVPAKGWLLGEKHDGIRQMFMIIEYARMMVGTKAIATLSTGYLNALEYAKNRVQGADLVQQADKTAPRVTITHHPDVRRSLLLQKSYAEGLRALVCYTASWQDKIAIAEAAGDEKAVKLAKRVNDLLLPLVKGVGSERAYELLGHESLQTFGGSGFLQDYPLEQYVRDAKIDTLYEGTTAIQSLDLIFRKIVRDNGKALMAVAGEIQEHITSEAGNGQLKEERQALGKALAEIQNMLGVMTGWLGEAQSGDTRSLYKVGLSSRRFLLAIGDLVVGWLLQKQADVALRALAGDVSAADKAFYTGKVAAARFFAREVLPRIGADRRIIEGADLEIMDLPEEAF from the coding sequence ATGACCCACTACAAGAGCAACCTTCGGGACCTCGAGTTCAACCTGTTCGAGGTCTTCGGGGCGGACCGGACGTTCGGCCAGGCGCCGTACACGGACCTGGACGTCGACACCGCCCGCAGCTTCCTCTCCGAGGTCGACCGCCTGGCCCGCGAGGACCTGGCCGCCAGCTACACGGACAGCGACCGCAACCCGCCGGTCTTCGACCCGGCGACGCACACCGCGCCGCTGCCGGAGTCGTTCAAGAAGTCGTTCCAGGCGTTCATGGACTCCGAGTTCTGGCGGCTGGACATCCCCGAGGCGCTCGGCGGGACCAACGCCCCGCGCGCCCTCTGGTGGTCGCTCGCCGAGATGGTGCTCGGCGCCAACGCCCCCGTCTGGATGTACGCCTCCGGCCCCTCCTTCGCCCATGTGCTGCACGTCGAGGGCACCGAGGAGCAGAAGAAGTGGGCCCGGCTCTTCATCGACAAGCAGTGGGGCTCGACCATGGTCCTCACCGAGCCGGACGCCGGCTCGGACGTGGGCGCCGGTCGCACCCGCGCCGTCCAGCAGCCCGACGGCTCCTGGCACATCGAGGGCGTGAAGCGCTTCATCACCTCCGGTGAGCACGACCTGAGCGACAACATCGTCCACTACGTGCTGGCCCGCCCGGTCGGCGTCGAGGGCGTCGGCGGCCCCGGCACCAAGGGCCTCTCCCTCTTCGTGGTGCCGAAGTTCCACTTCGACGGCGAGACCGGTGAGCTGGGCGAGCGCAACGGCGTCTACGCCACCAACGTCGAGCACAAGATGGGCCTGAAGGTCTCCAACACCTGCGAGGTGACCTTCGGCGAGCACGGCGTACCGGCCAAGGGCTGGCTGCTGGGCGAGAAGCACGACGGCATCCGGCAGATGTTCATGATCATCGAGTACGCCCGGATGATGGTCGGCACCAAGGCCATCGCCACCCTCTCCACCGGCTACCTGAATGCCCTGGAGTACGCCAAGAACCGGGTGCAGGGCGCCGACCTGGTCCAGCAGGCCGACAAGACCGCGCCGCGGGTGACCATCACCCACCACCCGGACGTCCGCCGCTCGCTGCTGCTCCAGAAGTCGTACGCCGAGGGCCTGCGCGCGCTGGTCTGCTACACCGCCTCCTGGCAGGACAAGATCGCCATCGCCGAGGCGGCCGGTGACGAGAAGGCCGTCAAGCTGGCCAAGCGGGTCAACGACCTGCTGCTGCCGCTGGTCAAGGGCGTCGGCTCCGAGCGGGCGTACGAGCTGCTCGGCCACGAGTCGCTGCAGACCTTCGGCGGTTCCGGCTTCCTCCAGGACTACCCGCTCGAGCAGTACGTGCGGGACGCCAAGATCGACACCCTGTACGAGGGCACCACCGCGATCCAGAGCCTCGACCTGATCTTCCGGAAGATCGTCCGGGACAACGGCAAGGCCCTGATGGCGGTCGCGGGTGAGATCCAGGAGCACATCACCTCCGAGGCGGGCAACGGCCAGCTCAAGGAGGAGCGGCAGGCGCTCGGCAAGGCGCTCGCCGAGATCCAGAACATGCTCGGCGTGATGACCGGCTGGCTGGGCGAGGCGCAGTCCGGCGACACCCGCTCCCTCTACAAGGTGGGCCTGAGCAGCCGCCGGTTCCTGCTGGCCATCGGCGACCTGGTCGTCGGCTGGCTGCTCCAGAAGCAGGCCGACGTGGCCCTGCGCGCCCTGGCCGGCGACGTCTCCGCCGCCGACAAGGCGTTCTACACCGGCAAGGTGGCCGCCGCCCGGTTCTTCGCCCGCGAGGTGCTGCCCCGCATCGGCGCCGACCGGCGGATCATCGAGGGCGCCGACCTGGAGATCATGGACCTCCCCGAAGAGGCCTTCTGA
- a CDS encoding DUF6458 family protein, translated as MGIGSAIFLIALGAIMTFAIRANVWWIDLRAVGWVFILAGLAVLLTTLWFWQDRRKRARTLIVEENRLSHPTAMMPPPPDPPPPTAPPS; from the coding sequence ATGGGCATTGGCAGCGCCATCTTTCTCATCGCGCTCGGCGCGATCATGACCTTCGCCATCCGGGCCAACGTCTGGTGGATCGACCTGCGCGCGGTCGGCTGGGTCTTCATCCTGGCCGGGCTGGCCGTCCTGCTCACCACGCTCTGGTTCTGGCAGGACCGGCGCAAGCGGGCGCGCACCCTGATCGTGGAGGAGAACCGGCTCTCCCACCCGACCGCGATGATGCCGCCGCCGCCGGACCCGCCGCCACCGACCGCACCGCCCTCCTGA
- a CDS encoding SixA phosphatase family protein, with protein MTDAHAANRTLVLLRHAKAEQPGAGPDADRKLSARGHADAAAAGAWLARHGLLPDVVLCSPARRTRQTWHDVALGMTGSPPEGGPAGQTPTVRYEADAYEARPEDLLALLRSVDPAAGTVLLVAHNPGISLLSAGLDPERADPDGLRTTDLVVHRPTSPWPDLSPGGAPITARHTARG; from the coding sequence ATGACGGACGCCCATGCCGCGAACCGGACGCTGGTGCTGCTCCGGCACGCCAAGGCCGAGCAGCCCGGAGCGGGCCCCGACGCCGACCGCAAGCTCTCCGCGCGCGGACACGCCGACGCGGCCGCCGCCGGAGCCTGGCTGGCCCGGCACGGCCTCCTGCCCGACGTGGTGCTCTGCTCACCGGCCCGGCGCACCCGCCAGACCTGGCACGACGTGGCCCTCGGGATGACCGGCTCACCCCCCGAAGGAGGGCCGGCGGGCCAGACCCCGACGGTCCGCTACGAGGCCGACGCGTACGAGGCGCGGCCGGAGGACCTGTTGGCCCTGCTCCGCTCGGTCGACCCGGCCGCCGGCACGGTGCTGCTGGTCGCCCACAACCCGGGCATCTCGCTGCTCTCCGCCGGACTCGACCCGGAACGCGCCGACCCGGACGGCCTGCGCACCACCGACCTGGTGGTGCACCGCCCGACCTCGCCCTGGCCCGACCTGTCCCCCGGCGGCGCTCCCATCACCGCCCGCCACACGGCGCGCGGCTGA
- a CDS encoding DUF6458 family protein, with amino-acid sequence MGIGASIFLIALGAIFAFAVDANLGWLDLNVVGWVLMLAGLAGLLTTLYFWNTRRRTVVAAPVRERAVAEPVVPVQDGRVVREEYREVRRPGHTV; translated from the coding sequence ATGGGCATCGGTGCCAGCATCTTCCTGATCGCGCTGGGCGCGATCTTCGCATTCGCCGTCGACGCCAACCTGGGGTGGCTCGACCTGAACGTCGTCGGCTGGGTGCTGATGCTCGCCGGCCTGGCGGGGCTGCTCACCACCCTCTACTTCTGGAACACCCGCCGCCGTACGGTGGTCGCCGCCCCGGTGCGGGAGCGGGCCGTCGCCGAGCCGGTCGTGCCGGTGCAGGACGGTCGGGTGGTGCGCGAGGAGTACCGCGAGGTGCGTCGCCCGGGCCACACGGTCTGA